In Corylus avellana chromosome ca8, CavTom2PMs-1.0, the genomic stretch ttatttttttttatgtttggtgAGTTTTGATATATACTTATTAAATCTGGTGAGCACTATAGCATTTCATTAATGTTTGGGCTAAATTAATTAGTCAGATGTAGTTAcatctttatttaaatttgaattatgaatagttaaaataaccTTTAACTaacgagtaattctaggtgatctacttgtatcctactaaaaatgatgtgactattaaaattatcatttgacttgtgattgatcattattaaatttgatcaaaatatgattttaataaccacatcaatcttagtaggatacaagtaAAATACAAGTAGGTcacttaaaattactattaactAACCGAGAGTGAATATTTTGAGCTGTATTGAAAAAGTAAGaagtaaaaatagaaaaaaaaaaaaaggaaaaaaaaagttgatttcttaattaaaatttgactaAAGAAATAATTTGTTCAAGGAGAATgctcaagcaaaaaaaaaaaaaaaaaaaggagaaaaaaaagagaaaatctatCTTATAAGATATCCATTatctttatttgaataatattgaGTCAATATATAGCACACGCTTTCTGGTGATATATAGGTCCCTAGTTTGAACATATAGGGCGGCTTTTTTAATGATGGGTATTAAATCATATTCACCAAAAAGTAGGAGGCTTATTAATTGGAAGGTTGTGAttaccttttcttcttttctttttttttttcttacctttTCTTTGACAAGTTTCTTTCATCACCCATTTGCAAATGGTTGATAcctttttttgtcttcttttgtgGGCAGGGGAGGGTTATACCTTTGGGCAGAAGTAATGGGCAATGGGAGGATATAAAGCAAATCTTCCATTTTGGGGGAAGTAAATAAAAATAGCACAAAAGGGAGGGGGGAGAGCGTGAAATAGGTTAGAGTAGGGACAGATTGAGAGATGAGGGTAGAATTTCTGGTGGCGTCTGCGTCACGTGGCGGGTGCATCTTTGTTCATGCAGCCCACCACTCCTCTGGCCTTTTAACTTTATGATGAGTGAGAATTCTAGATTCAAACCGCTAGCGGACTTTGCAAGgcaaacccctctctctctctctctctctctctctctctctatatttcCTGTCCATTGAGATTTGCAAATGTCAAATTTGGAATTTAGAGACTTAAAATGACACAGACACCCTTGTTTCTGCCATGGCCCAAAGACCATTGCTCATAAGgcaaaagtaaattttttacAATGCTTTGTGAATTTGATACAAAAACGTAAAATTAAGAATTAGAGTTAAATGGGTTTTATATTCATGTCTCGATATGATTTGAATTTTACAAGCAATggtcacattttttttttttaattagcaaaTAGATAGAGTTTGGAGTAAATTTCTTCaaactcacttttttttttacatgtccacacaagagggggagggggagggagattcgaattagtgaccttcgcttcataagaCGTAGTCCCttaccgattgagctactcatCACTCTAATAAATACCAAATGTCATCTAACATATGagatcacatgttttttttagcATTAGTAACAATTATTTATTACCCTTCTACTAATCTAAGAACGAATTGATTTTTGAGGAACTCAAATATGTTAAAAGGTACAAACATTTATCATGAAGAAGTAACTCAATCAGTTGAAGATTATTCCTCATGAAATGGaaattattagttcgaatcaCTCTCTCCTTTCCTAatgcagacatgtaaaaaaaaaaaaaaaaaaaaaaagacatttattatagtgtgttgaatttttttttttttttttaaattgatttggaAAAAAACTATATCCTTAACAAATTAaggttagtaatttaatatgtttAATCAAATACGTTGAATAGTGATTAcactatataattttattttcatatttcgACACATTACAACTTATCAAGCGAACATAAATTACCACCCATCCATGTGAGGATGCTTCGGCtatgggtttttaattttttcaaattttctttttcttttattttcggctgaaaaaaaaaaatacggccaagactttttttttttctttaacgaggatgcttattttattttgtattgaaataCTAGTGCTATATAAGAtatttttgtttagtatgtacgagaaataatataaagagaGTATTTGGTACGAACATTGTTCGGTCAGTTTCTTTACCCACatgtcttctctctctctatctctctctccaattatttatttatttattttctgaaaacATAAACTTGTAGGATGAAACCAGTGTGGTTTTGAGTTTCAGTTTAAGCTTATCGCCCAACCCTTAAAATGCGCCTCCACCCAACCCCTCAAGTGTGTCTTTTTTGCGAATGACCCAATGTTCCATTTCCTCAGCTTAGTAGCTGTTTTGTGAGGTTTGGTGGGGTTTTCTAGATGGATTTTGGGGTGGGGAGCTTGGATGGGTTAATGGGTTCGGACACTAGTTTTTCTTCCCTTGCTTCAGATCCTGAGACAAAGCAGAAGTGGTACGGAGCTGGGTTTCTCAAGCAGGAGAGATCTGCAGCCACCTTTGAAGATGACTGGAGGAGCTCAAAGCTGGCCAAGACTGATGATTTCTCTGCCTCCAAAGCCATGCTGCTTCAACAAAGAAATGCTTTACTGAGATCTAATTGCACTCTCTTCTCTGATGTTCACCAACACCAGCAAATGCTCAGCTTCTCTTCCCCCAAATCAGAACCTCTTTTACTGGAAAAGTCTTCTCAGAATGCGTCATTACCTTACTTTCAACACGCATTATCTGCTTATGCTAGAAATACAGGTACATTTTAAGCAGTTTAAGGTTGTATTTATGTGGGCTCTGTAGCATCATTATCTGGGGGAAGTGAAAGTGAAATGTCTTTGCATTTACCATTTGAAGAGTCAATGGAGATGCCTGTACTTGCATGGATCTTTGGGCTTGGGAGAGATGGGGTTTTGGTTAATTTCGATTCCCTCAACTGGTCGAGGGTCTTTTCAAGAAATTTACGAGCGGTCTTTGTTCTGAGTcttgtcaagaaaaaaaaaaagtttttaactttttttttttctccttgagAAATTTCTCTGTCTTGTTGTTTTTCGAAGATTGGCTTTCTTTTCTAATATTTCAACACAGTAGACTAGTGGGCAGGAAAGCAGCAAATAATATTTGAAGCTTTAGGATAGGAGGAGCTATAACAAGAAGAAAAGCACCATTTTTGATTGGTTCTGAATCCTTTCTCCTTTTGatcttttttccccttctttctcGTTTCTGCCTTCTTTATTTaatactcacttttttttttctttttttctttttttcttttttttactatgaaagacaagaaatttatGATTGTTAGAGTTCCCTTAAATATTTTTAGTCTAGCTATAATTTTCCCTTTCCGcacttattttcttttgttcacCCTCAGAAATAAACTTTTATTTCCAGTTTTGGTAAGATATGGGTTAAGACTTCTGCTTTCTTGCTTTCATACTTAATTTCTTTCTGTGATTTATCTAATCTTGtctggttttccttttttcaggCTACAATAGCTCTGGGAGCTTGAATGGTGCAAGCATGCATGGTGTACTAGCAGGAGCAAGAGGGCCATTCACTCCATCTCAATGGATGGAGCTAGAACACCAGGCCTTGATCTACAAATACATCAATGCAAATATGCCTGTACCATCTAACCTGCTCATCCCCATCAGAAAAGCCCTTGATTATGCTGGGTTCTCTAGCTTTCCAGGGAGCCTCCTGAGACCCAATACCTGTGAGTTTTCCCTGTTCCTTTTTAGCTAAACTTCAGAGAGCTAGATTTTGTATATCCACAAGATTTGCATGCCCCATCTTTTGAAGTTATTCACAATGCATGTTTGATTGTTAGAAGAGTCCTGTATCTCACTGTTCCTAATTCCCACTACTGTGGTAGTGAGTCAATATTCAGTTGTTTTCCAACAGTGTTTTGTTTCAATATGCCACAGATTACTCTGTTCATTTAAACAATTGTTTTccacagagaaaaagaaactgggttcttttcttgttttgtggggttcatattaaaattaattcgTGTGAGAATTTATCTCTCTCTTGACTTTGGATGCTTTTGTATACTGTTTGTATCAAGTGGGATGGGGTTCTTTCCATCTGGGATTCTCCAACAACGATCCTGAGCCCGGAAGGTGTCGTAGGACAGATGGGAAGAAATGGCGGTGCTCGAGAGATGCGGTTGCCGATCAGAAATATTGCGAGCGACACATGAACAGGGGCCGCCATCGTTCAAGAAAGCCTGTGGAAGGCCAAACCGGCCATGCCATTACTGggaccaccaccaccaccgccagCACCAACGCAAGCACCAGCTCAAAGCTGATGCCTAGTATTGCTTCATCCCCATCAGGGTCGGTGGTTGTGGCACCCGGTGGTGGCAGAAGCTCTGCTACCAACAGCCTCGCCGCTGCGCACCAACAACTCAAGAATTTTCAGCCTGGTGCATCTAATCCTTCTGCAGCCACCACCATTAGCAGGTGAATAGTCTCATGGACCTTCAATTTGTGTGTTGtgtatcatttttgttttatgatgGAAATTAGAATCATAGAATCTATTGTATGTGTTCATCTATTATGCAAGTGACGGTTTGGTGATTTGTCTTGCAGGATGCTTATGAACAAGGAGAATGGGAGTGAGACAATGCAAGACACACCCAGCCTCTCAATGCTATGCCCCTCAATTGACcataaacctaaagaaaactcCTTCATGATTCAGAAACAGCAAAACTCATATGAAGAAGCCTCTAGAAATGTGTTTGGGCTAGTCACTTCTGATTCCCTCCTCAACCCTTCACACCAAACCTCTAGTTTACTCAACTGTTCTTCACAAGAGCTCAGCGATAGAGGAACCGAATCGCAACGATCTCTTCGTCATTTCATCGACGACTGGCCTAAAACCCAATCTGATCGCTCGACGGTTTCCTGGCCAGAGCTTGACGTGCAATCGGACAGAACCCAGTTATCAATTTCAATCCCCATGGCTTCCTCAGACTTCATCTCATCCACTTCCTCTCCCACCAATGAGAAACTCACTCTCTCACCCCTCAGACTTACTATCCTTGATGAGCCAAACCAAAAGCAAGCAAATTGGATTCCTATCTCTTGGGAAACATCCATGGGAGGTCCTTTAGGAGAGGTTTTGCATCATAGTAATAATAGTGTAGGTGATTGCAAGAATTCGTCGGCACTTAATCTTATGACTGGGGGCAGCAGCTGGGACAGTAGTCCTCCAATAGGGTCATCTCCAACTGGCGTCCTACAAAGGACCACTTTTGGGTCCCTTTCAAACAGCAGTGCAGGGAGCAGCCCTAGAGCCGACAACCACAGGACGCTTGAAGGGGCTAGCCAGTGTAATGACCTCCTTGGCTCAAATCTTGTGAATTCTTCGTCCTTGCCTGCCTTGTAGCCACTTGGCCTGCATGCCAACTCACAAATTTATTAGGTGAtgcaagaaaaatgaattatatcCTGTGTGAAGAACATAGTGAGAgtgagtttttttctttttcttttttcgtttagTGTGTTAGaactttttaatttcataaCATGTCTCTCTTTTCTGGATCAAGATTAGGGTTTGTGGGTGTTACTTGAAAGTTCCACTTTTATCATTCTGTGCACATGTTTGATAACACTGTTTTGTTCGGCAAGCATGAGAGTTCTAATATCTATTCTTATATTTTCTAACCCCAAACAAACATAGAGGGGGTGAATGTGTTTTTCAGAAAATTCAGTCAATTAAAATTATAGGAACAACACAACAATCatcaaaataagcaaaaacaaTAAAGTTGTAACACACAATTTGGTGAGGGAGTGGAAACTCAAAGAACTTTTCAAAGTAAAACTTCTATAGGACAATCAAATTTAGGAAATCTATCCATTTTTCCAATCTGTTTGTTTCTATCGCATTAACTTCTAAGTGTTTGGCCAATTCTTCTATCAAGTATCTTAGTGCAATTCCAAAACTCCGAAGGTTAAAgggttttttgtaaaatttggtGTGATTTAACGAAACTCTAATAGAAATTAAGGATGCTATAGTTCTTTCttagaacacaaaacaaatccCTCTAGTCTCAGTGAAAATCGTGCACTGATGTCCTTATATAAAGCCTTGAGAATATTAGAGGTTTGGTTGGAAGTCggtttatgatggtgtttgAACGGTCTGCGATTAAGTTTTGTCCAAGTGTCTTGGATCTATTTCAATGGATACTCCGTTCGAATTAACTGTAACTTTATAACTAAATTAACACCCTAACTATAGGGCTTAGATACCGACGAGCTCTGGAATGACTCGTCATCAGAAAGCCCAAATAACCTATAGCAGTACAAAGGATCAAAAGCCACTAAAGGCCGACAACTTATCAATTCAATAACTCATAAGCCCAGCTGACTATTAAGATCCGAGTGCACCTTCACCAAATGGATGCCATTAAATAAGTAATCATCCCTCCCCCAGCTCAATTAATCGAATACCTATGCTATGCTGCCCTTTCTAATAGATTGAGGGAGGAAATCTCCATGCAAGTAACAAATTCTTCACAGTAGTTCCTCAAATTCGAGGACATCTTCCTATATAAAGAGCCCAGGCAAACCTCATAGGCATGCCTAATTAACCCTACTATTACTTTGCCAAATTTTTCTCCTATGTAACTACAAAATTGACTTGAGTCTCGGAGTGGTATCACCGAATCTACCCTTGATAAACACTCTAATCTCCTTCTCTTTCAGAACCTCCTCCTAGCGAACGGGGTATAGTCACTGTACTAACACTAATTTAGACTTGTTGAAACTAAATTTACCAACACAAAACCTAACGTATTGAATAGAAGGTGAGATCCAGCTCGGAAGCATGGGCTCTAATGCATGCATTTCTAATACACGTAAATCAGGAGGATTTTGGTTCTAGTTGTTATCGCTTAGTCAAATATGTTCGGTTCAGCTGAAAACTGCAACACTAGTACCTACTCCAgctactttttctttctcattttatgACTTGCGCCACAAGGCTGTGTGAATTTTTTGCTGCAACACAATGGTGGAGCCTGAGGTGCTGAGAGGGAACAAACACTCTCCTGCGGCCTGCCCTACATGAATTGAAGTAGTCCAACtgtaatttgtctttttttgctCTTTATTGCTTACCatacaaataacaaaaagtgGCCCTACTATGAATGTGATGTATATGATGGAATCCTTAAAAATTTGTCAAAGTGTCACACACAATTATTGCGTCATGTATTCAAGAGGCTAACGCGTTTTATGGAGGGAAAAAATTATAGTGTCACGAGTTACCAAAAAgctctgattaaaatattatatgaaAGGAAATGTATGCCATATGAAGTGTGCGTCAGGTTGCTTGTGTTGTGGGAAACATTAtcatataaaaatgaaattttcagccaattaaccataatttttcaaaaggacgaattttgaaagaaaaaaaatatggcGTCATTTAAATCCAGGAATGAAGAAATTGtacaataatttcaaaatataaaaactcgTCAAGGACaactgaaaaattttaattatgtatttaGTTTAACATCATCCTCGAAAGGAAATGCATTATCACTAATCCAAATCGTCTGCAACAAGAATCAGCAACTACTTTGAAAGATACATGCCATACACCCGATTAGATGTTTTCAATATGTTCACAAGTCGGCCgcccaaagaaaagaaaacgtaGGGGCAATGGCCCGTGTGGTACTCAAAGGCCCATCTGATAGATCAAAGGCCGGACAAAGGCTCCCTTATAGCTCAAAATATGTAGACCATACCGATAAGACTCATTGGAAAGAGTAAATGCCCAACCATTCAGCATTACTACATTTACTTCTACCTAATTATCATCTGATTTACAATATCTcccattatttaaaattttgcaatgtcttcaaaagagaaaaataaaaggcaaattttttttttttggtaggtgCGTTAGCAATCGGAGTAAGAAATATGTATATGATAATAAACgataatacaaaatcaaaaCTGGAGTTAATTAAAGcactttgattttgatttgcaGATTAAACTAAACACGCGTTTACACGAATAGGCTGGGAAGCTTCATGGTGGATAGCTGGTCAAGTTTAATAATAGAGGATTTGATTCGGGTGTTGTAGAAAATCCACGcatatcttttgaatttttttttaatgatccagatttaattttattttttttaccgtaaaaaaaaaaaaaactataattttttctgGTGCACCTACACCAAATCCACTAATGGCTGGGTCACTAAGTTTGACATTGAGACCTTGCGCTCCAAAGACTTCAACAGAGGCGGCTAGCACttgacattattattattattattattattttttgtaagtgcACTTGACATTATTGGTGAAGCATGATGGACTGCAAGTCTACAAAGTCTTGAGTTGTCTTCCTATTTGGCATCAAGAGTCAAGACAATGACTTGAAGAACATAATCTTTGTCGGTCATATGAAGAGGAATCCTCAATTCAGTAGCTTAAGGCATCTCATATATgttatacttatatatatatggaatgtGCTCTCACCTTTTGAGTTAACAACTCATTCCTGCGATATTTCCTCCTTCATTGTGCTATGGGAAAGATTATGGGCAGGAAGACTAGTTTTCTAGTGGTCCTTGTGCATTGGTATCTTTCCTTAGCTACTATCTTA encodes the following:
- the LOC132190123 gene encoding growth-regulating factor 6-like; this encodes MDFGVGSLDGLMGSDTSFSSLASDPETKQKWYGAGFLKQERSAATFEDDWRSSKLAKTDDFSASKAMLLQQRNALLRSNCTLFSDVHQHQQMLSFSSPKSEPLLLEKSSQNASLPYFQHALSAYARNTGYNSSGSLNGASMHGVLAGARGPFTPSQWMELEHQALIYKYINANMPVPSNLLIPIRKALDYAGFSSFPGSLLRPNTLGWGSFHLGFSNNDPEPGRCRRTDGKKWRCSRDAVADQKYCERHMNRGRHRSRKPVEGQTGHAITGTTTTTASTNASTSSKLMPSIASSPSGSVVVAPGGGRSSATNSLAAAHQQLKNFQPGASNPSAATTISRMLMNKENGSETMQDTPSLSMLCPSIDHKPKENSFMIQKQQNSYEEASRNVFGLVTSDSLLNPSHQTSSLLNCSSQELSDRGTESQRSLRHFIDDWPKTQSDRSTVSWPELDVQSDRTQLSISIPMASSDFISSTSSPTNEKLTLSPLRLTILDEPNQKQANWIPISWETSMGGPLGEVLHHSNNSVGDCKNSSALNLMTGGSSWDSSPPIGSSPTGVLQRTTFGSLSNSSAGSSPRADNHRTLEGASQCNDLLGSNLVNSSSLPAL